In Candidatus Abyssobacteria bacterium SURF_5, the following proteins share a genomic window:
- a CDS encoding acylphosphatase — protein sequence MSSNARVRLIVEGRVQGVFFRYTTNQQATRLGLTGWVMNRPDGAVEIVAEGPREALNQLIAWARHGPPGARVTDLKIKDEPYTGEFDGFDVKYSGW from the coding sequence ATGAGCAGTAACGCGCGAGTGCGGCTGATCGTGGAAGGACGCGTGCAGGGCGTCTTCTTCCGTTATACAACGAACCAGCAGGCGACCAGGCTCGGCCTGACCGGCTGGGTGATGAATCGTCCCGATGGAGCCGTCGAGATCGTGGCGGAAGGCCCCAGAGAGGCCCTCAACCAGCTCATTGCGTGGGCGCGACACGGCCCGCCAGGCGCGCGCGTGACCGATCTCAAGATCAAGGACGAGCCATATACCGGCGAGTTCGACGGGTTCGACGTCA